In Paroedura picta isolate Pp20150507F chromosome 6, Ppicta_v3.0, whole genome shotgun sequence, one genomic interval encodes:
- the POLR1D gene encoding protein POLR1D isoform X1, with product MAEDLELERKAVEELLKEAKRGKTRAETMGPMGWMKCPLASTNKRFLINTIKNTLQSAKEPDQGEKNEEDDKEPEPSLSREESKPKRHRMHPYTPSFRARRRVSCSPPRRRNRSRHTQEKHEKQPTK from the exons ATGGCGGAGGACCTGGAGCTGGAGAG GAAGGCAGTGGAAGAACTTTTAAAAGAGGCCAAGCGTGGAAAAACCAGAGCAGAAACTATGGGGCCAATGGGCTG GATGAAGTGCCCTCTAGCCAGCACAAACAAAAGATTTCTTATCAATACTATTAAGAACACGTTACAGTCTGCAAAAGAGCCGGACCAAGGGGAGAAGAATGAGGAAGACGACAAGGAACCTGAACCGAGCTTGAGCAGGGAAGAATCGAAACCAAAGAGACACAGAATGCACCCTTACACACCTAGTTTTCGGGCTAGGAGAAGAGTCAGCTGTTCGCCTCCTAGACGTCGGAACAGGAGCCGGCACACACAGGAGAAGCATGAAAAGCAGCCCACCAAGTGA
- the POLR1D gene encoding protein POLR1D isoform X2: MGPMGWMKCPLASTNKRFLINTIKNTLQSAKEPDQGEKNEEDDKEPEPSLSREESKPKRHRMHPYTPSFRARRRVSCSPPRRRNRSRHTQEKHEKQPTK, from the exons ATGGGGCCAATGGGCTG GATGAAGTGCCCTCTAGCCAGCACAAACAAAAGATTTCTTATCAATACTATTAAGAACACGTTACAGTCTGCAAAAGAGCCGGACCAAGGGGAGAAGAATGAGGAAGACGACAAGGAACCTGAACCGAGCTTGAGCAGGGAAGAATCGAAACCAAAGAGACACAGAATGCACCCTTACACACCTAGTTTTCGGGCTAGGAGAAGAGTCAGCTGTTCGCCTCCTAGACGTCGGAACAGGAGCCGGCACACACAGGAGAAGCATGAAAAGCAGCCCACCAAGTGA